A window from Marinagarivorans cellulosilyticus encodes these proteins:
- a CDS encoding putative RNA methyltransferase, whose amino-acid sequence MNLKCPACQQVLNAFPENTPHSLRCENNHSYDFAKEGYVNLLLAQKKRSKNPGDDNAMMQCRQHFLNKGYYQFLVDTLVQLLKQHAPGTVLDVGCGEGYYGHAFKQQMPQLSLSGFDIAKGGIKLAAKRRVYDQLAVASAYDIPVMQSSVDLALSIFSPLDDKELARVLTTKGILIAVGPASNHLQTLAEQVYTQFKPHQNGFALLDNSPYFNSIETLQVEQKTTITGADIFNLLTMTPYYWSASEEKQQAIKKLEALTTPLAFQIKLYCRA is encoded by the coding sequence ATGAATTTAAAATGCCCCGCTTGCCAGCAAGTCCTTAACGCATTCCCCGAAAATACACCGCACAGCTTACGTTGCGAGAATAACCACAGTTACGACTTTGCCAAAGAAGGTTATGTAAACTTACTTTTAGCGCAAAAAAAACGCAGTAAAAACCCTGGCGACGACAACGCCATGATGCAATGCCGTCAGCACTTCCTCAACAAAGGTTATTATCAATTCCTGGTTGATACATTAGTGCAGTTACTCAAGCAGCATGCACCGGGTACAGTATTAGATGTTGGCTGCGGCGAAGGCTATTACGGCCACGCCTTCAAGCAACAAATGCCCCAGTTATCACTCTCTGGCTTCGACATTGCTAAGGGCGGCATAAAGCTAGCAGCTAAACGCCGCGTGTACGACCAATTAGCCGTAGCCAGCGCTTACGATATTCCTGTAATGCAAAGTAGCGTCGATTTAGCGCTGAGCATTTTCTCGCCGTTGGACGACAAGGAGCTTGCCAGAGTACTCACCACAAAAGGCATCCTCATCGCAGTTGGACCTGCCAGTAACCATCTACAAACTCTCGCAGAGCAGGTATATACGCAATTCAAGCCCCACCAAAATGGTTTTGCACTGTTAGATAATAGCCCGTACTTCAACAGCATTGAAACACTTCAAGTTGAACAAAAAACAACCATTACAGGGGCGGATATTTTCAACCTACTAACAATGACGCCCTACTACTGGAGTGCCAGCGAAGAAAAACAGCAGGCGATAAAAAAGCTAGAGGCGCTGACCACACCGCTAGCTTTTCAAATCAAACTCTATTGCCGCGCTTAA
- a CDS encoding cadherin repeat domain-containing protein — translation MYKIPFALGLSLIGLVGCVGNDYVWLSDPDIELYENHRGAAYRAELAGTIGAEVSFRVEGEDAELFTTNTQTGEIQFKQSPNYEAPKDFMRDNRYRITVIGEDANSGERLSALNVSITIIDAEQIKAAQLFPLPNSYVESNSQGVVPLTVVFDGNDALTLNPDYWQIFDPDITHLFEYNFFGINPSYNEDALSVYLDANQYDHIDYQWVPAYYESVQAYFERSFSNNFHQTSLLQYGYTVNPSNNITATYSNNASEQVSPLEMEWQLKDQLNDQVTSFNDRPQQIALSESMVYLASDNVLWQMTREGKQLAPVYNEQNSAIVKLSVLSERVFMVVHEQLSQRWYLKELLGNGEIIDVYELVGFNALMIGADFDIEILYENSGYVVIFLPKDLCATNSEGAIEPALYRFDTTGFTLDKSLLTNSSEALFNCQNGYIVDQNLSVDLEYSSPKLSYNYKENTVYYWGRSYSEDDINGLAFTGASSSITIGTEYWFDESADSVSEFQHFSKHFEQRKSFYVKGGGLYVVNGHINGDATRISSENYQVQTYAVDASANLIYSIGLWGDTQTPAMAAHHFYSGAASYIPLISTH, via the coding sequence ATGTATAAAATACCTTTTGCCCTAGGGCTTAGTTTAATCGGCCTGGTCGGGTGTGTAGGCAATGACTATGTTTGGCTGTCAGACCCCGATATTGAGCTTTATGAAAATCATCGCGGCGCTGCTTATCGAGCCGAGCTAGCAGGCACCATTGGGGCAGAGGTATCTTTTCGAGTTGAAGGCGAAGATGCTGAGTTGTTTACCACTAATACACAGACAGGGGAAATACAATTTAAACAGTCCCCTAATTATGAAGCTCCCAAAGATTTTATGCGGGATAATCGCTACCGAATCACCGTTATTGGTGAAGATGCAAATAGTGGCGAGAGGTTATCCGCCTTGAATGTGAGCATTACCATCATTGATGCCGAGCAAATAAAAGCAGCGCAGTTATTCCCGCTACCGAACAGTTATGTTGAATCCAATAGTCAAGGTGTAGTACCGCTGACAGTAGTATTTGACGGCAACGATGCACTGACTTTAAACCCAGACTATTGGCAGATTTTTGATCCAGATATCACGCATTTATTCGAATACAATTTTTTTGGTATTAACCCTAGCTATAATGAGGATGCACTATCAGTTTATTTAGATGCTAACCAGTACGATCATATAGATTATCAGTGGGTCCCAGCCTATTATGAGTCGGTTCAAGCCTACTTTGAGCGAAGCTTTAGCAATAATTTTCATCAAACCTCTTTGTTGCAATACGGTTATACGGTCAACCCTAGCAATAACATAACAGCGACCTACTCTAATAATGCATCGGAACAGGTTTCACCGCTTGAGATGGAGTGGCAGCTGAAAGATCAGTTAAACGACCAAGTGACCAGCTTTAATGATCGCCCTCAACAAATTGCACTCAGTGAAAGTATGGTATACCTCGCGAGTGACAATGTACTGTGGCAGATGACTCGCGAGGGTAAGCAGCTAGCCCCAGTATATAACGAGCAAAATTCCGCGATAGTGAAACTCTCAGTACTCAGCGAGCGAGTGTTTATGGTAGTGCATGAACAATTATCGCAGCGTTGGTACCTCAAGGAATTACTGGGCAATGGCGAAATCATCGATGTATATGAATTAGTGGGGTTTAACGCGCTAATGATTGGCGCTGATTTCGATATTGAAATCCTGTATGAAAACTCTGGGTATGTCGTTATTTTTCTACCCAAGGATTTATGTGCAACAAATAGTGAGGGAGCAATTGAGCCTGCCTTATATCGCTTTGATACAACGGGTTTCACTTTGGATAAGTCGCTACTAACCAATTCAAGCGAGGCCTTATTTAATTGCCAAAATGGATATATTGTCGATCAAAATTTATCGGTTGACCTAGAATATTCCTCGCCAAAACTAAGCTATAACTACAAAGAAAACACGGTTTACTACTGGGGGCGAAGTTATTCCGAAGACGATATAAACGGCCTCGCATTCACTGGAGCCTCATCATCGATTACGATAGGCACCGAATATTGGTTTGATGAGTCAGCGGACAGTGTCAGTGAGTTTCAGCACTTTTCGAAACACTTTGAACAGAGAAAATCGTTTTATGTTAAAGGCGGTGGTTTGTATGTGGTGAACGGTCATATAAACGGCGATGCGACGCGCATTTCCAGCGAGAATTATCAGGTACAAACCTATGCAGTAGATGCCTCTGCCAATCTCATTTACAGCATCGGCTTATGGGGGGATACCCAAACCCCTGCGATGGCTGCACACCATTTTTACAGTGGTGCTGCGAGCTATATACCCTTAATCAGCACCCATTAA
- a CDS encoding M48 family metalloprotease, which yields MTFIRTLCALALCVTTSKSLAAVELPSIGDNSAGLISPSVEYALGRKALRQYRAYFPQAQDPYFEAYLDSLLDNMVVHSGLPDKPLSLLVIDDMSLNAFAAPGGIVGVNTGTFLMAQTEQQLASILAHELAHLSQRHYARRVAYQKSKAPLNWATMLGSILIMAAGEADAGIVAMTAAQAQQMSSSLAFSRDMEREADRVGLDTMINAGYDPHAMPQMFEQLLRASRYRAKVPEFLLTHPVTESRISDAKNRSQNYPKRHYPSDENFQILKARAILRHESSTQFAVKRFTNELNGISLSPLTARYGLVTALIESRRTEDALREYEILAKEYGHLLPVRIARADIYAAEDRLDLAIDILKRELAITPTNHILNVRYAEILMQASRYELGQSVLTEHVKRHPENAYVWYLLAETHGLAGHILEVHKARAEYFILLGIYEKAEIQLRNALKLTEDTKYEKPRLEQRLAYVRKLQNEKL from the coding sequence ATGACCTTTATCCGCACCCTTTGCGCCCTTGCACTTTGTGTCACTACATCAAAAAGCCTAGCTGCAGTTGAGCTTCCCAGTATTGGTGATAACAGCGCTGGGTTAATTTCCCCGTCTGTTGAATATGCCCTTGGTCGCAAGGCCCTGCGCCAATACCGTGCCTATTTCCCACAAGCGCAAGACCCTTACTTTGAGGCTTACCTTGATAGCCTGCTCGATAACATGGTGGTCCACAGCGGTTTGCCTGATAAGCCGTTATCTTTATTAGTTATTGACGACATGAGCTTAAATGCCTTTGCGGCGCCCGGCGGTATTGTTGGCGTTAATACTGGTACCTTTCTGATGGCACAAACTGAGCAGCAGCTTGCCTCTATTCTCGCGCACGAGCTAGCCCACCTTAGCCAACGCCACTACGCACGACGAGTTGCCTATCAAAAAAGTAAGGCACCATTAAACTGGGCCACCATGCTAGGTAGCATTTTAATTATGGCCGCCGGAGAGGCTGACGCCGGCATTGTCGCGATGACCGCAGCACAAGCCCAACAAATGAGTAGCTCTTTAGCCTTTAGCCGAGACATGGAGCGCGAAGCCGACCGAGTGGGGCTAGATACTATGATTAACGCGGGCTACGACCCACACGCCATGCCGCAAATGTTTGAACAGCTGCTGCGCGCCAGCCGCTACCGTGCCAAGGTACCTGAATTTTTACTGACCCACCCGGTTACCGAAAGTCGCATTAGCGATGCCAAGAACCGCAGTCAAAATTACCCTAAGCGCCACTACCCGAGCGATGAAAACTTTCAAATTCTAAAAGCACGCGCCATTTTACGCCATGAATCGAGCACCCAGTTTGCGGTAAAGCGGTTCACTAACGAGCTTAACGGCATTAGCTTATCGCCATTAACCGCACGCTACGGCTTAGTAACAGCACTAATCGAAAGCCGCCGCACAGAAGATGCACTGCGAGAATACGAAATTTTAGCCAAGGAGTACGGTCATTTATTGCCCGTGCGCATCGCTAGGGCCGACATCTATGCCGCCGAAGACCGCTTGGACTTGGCGATAGATATACTAAAGCGGGAACTCGCTATAACGCCAACCAACCATATTTTAAACGTGCGTTACGCCGAAATATTGATGCAGGCCTCACGCTATGAACTGGGTCAATCGGTGCTAACCGAGCACGTAAAACGCCACCCAGAAAACGCTTACGTGTGGTATTTACTGGCAGAGACACACGGCCTTGCAGGGCATATTCTCGAGGTGCATAAGGCACGTGCCGAGTACTTTATTTTGCTTGGTATTTACGAAAAAGCTGAAATTCAACTGCGCAATGCCCTTAAGCTCACTGAAGACACCAAATACGAAAAACCTAGGCTAGAGCAGCGCTTAGCGTATGTTCGCAAATTACAAAACGAGAAACTGTAA
- a CDS encoding DUF4136 domain-containing protein, with translation MKLVFITPIIALLLCAITACSTNPLNVKTDVVTDEFKDFATYSWHIQSKQGLNPAEKKVDSLVKAIVNKQLAAKGYALVAAAKADFLVNYELTAQDLVDVTAMNVYSGMGDGFVWRHGEGVSNEVYVQSKEYNIDTFKKGTLIFDFVNATSDKLVWRGVATKRIDHQLNNAEIETGLNNAFNALLKDIPSAKK, from the coding sequence ATGAAATTAGTATTTATTACGCCCATTATCGCGCTATTGCTGTGCGCAATAACCGCTTGTTCAACGAACCCTTTGAATGTAAAAACTGACGTTGTGACTGACGAATTCAAAGACTTTGCCACGTACAGCTGGCACATTCAAAGCAAGCAAGGCTTAAATCCAGCAGAGAAAAAGGTCGACAGCTTGGTAAAGGCGATTGTTAATAAGCAGTTGGCAGCAAAAGGCTACGCGCTAGTGGCCGCGGCTAAGGCCGACTTTCTAGTGAATTATGAACTTACGGCTCAGGACCTTGTTGATGTAACGGCCATGAATGTTTATTCCGGTATGGGAGATGGATTTGTTTGGCGCCATGGTGAAGGTGTAAGCAATGAGGTGTATGTTCAAAGTAAAGAGTACAACATTGATACCTTTAAAAAGGGCACCTTAATCTTTGATTTTGTGAATGCGACATCAGATAAGCTGGTTTGGCGTGGTGTTGCAACCAAGCGTATTGATCACCAGCTGAACAATGCTGAAATTGAAACGGGTTTAAACAATGCCTTTAATGCATTGCTAAAGGATATTCCCAGCGCAAAGAAATAA
- a CDS encoding sulfurtransferase TusA family protein has translation MSNESIKTTVEVDARGLDCPMPLLKAKLALNGCNSGDVVRVLATDAGSVRDFHAFAELSAHTLLRFNEHESFFEYHVQKGEYKPEGVA, from the coding sequence ATGTCTAATGAATCGATAAAAACGACCGTTGAGGTTGATGCGCGAGGGTTAGATTGCCCCATGCCATTACTTAAGGCCAAGCTTGCGCTTAATGGGTGCAATAGTGGCGATGTGGTGCGGGTACTGGCAACAGATGCTGGCTCAGTACGCGATTTTCATGCATTTGCTGAGCTTTCTGCGCATACACTGTTACGATTTAATGAGCATGAAAGCTTTTTTGAATACCATGTGCAAAAAGGTGAATACAAACCGGAAGGTGTCGCATGA
- a CDS encoding DUF748 domain-containing protein, translating to MSISKGAVMLVLLKTHKKRIAWCLGTVLVYGVLLGVVVPKVALIQAKKLAEQRLGLTLEVERLRLNPFIFTVDIRQLALHQPQGEKVFGFDRFLIDFEASSLFRWAWTLKHLELTGLTTHLERYSKAENTLSRLQDKWLSSVSPGEPVLSNTEERNSDAGSPELPRFLVRNIRLEVESATLVDNVPLTPFSNIIGPINIGIDELTSLPDRVGVHRILIKGDRGIAVSWQGDIDLTPMSSRGEITVKGPYPVIASDYLQDSLPIVIDSGDFSMSLSYQLQAFTEPSKPLSVSMDNIDVSLDNLSVKNKASLEPLYYLERFALANASVQWPEQTVLLPHIAMRGGEIWLQRDAEGITNVEHLLASFNAGPKSSSPNSAITSSGSVAPTQNAPALGSAKVAESMPWSVQNTLFELDGWALHWLDKTIATSPEYEISNISLALRDYVFKDHAPLSFDYGLSLLGGHISGQGSVVPMPFGSLKSSVNIEQLLLTHLQPYIASVAKVSMSDGAFNGNALIESQSEGFSIESTFAITDLKILNDFDGAAGPSQDILSWKKLTFDNVQAATQDKAVSIHRIVLDKPFADFAIEQDGTTTIDKILIAQAPPPEEPQAVKKPKDEALNTADPETNFHFSIGSVQIVDGGGYFADASLPLPFATKIHHLNGGIESLDSQSQAASDLTMEGQLDEYGLLSVKGRLSPFAFDQASDIALSFKNVNVPNFTPYSVKFAGRKITDGRLDLNLKYTLDKGQMIGDNNVVLRSFDLGESIEQPGAMDLPLDLAIALLKDGDGKITMNIPVKGDVNSPEFSVGDVVGQALVKILKSAITSPFRLLAGIVGGDADNFGQVVFSPGRADITPPEREKLDGLAKAMKARPELALNIAGVFDEQWDLATLQQQQFNGQVKAYFGEQFDSLSLSSKDYLKYLESRYETLLLTPALSQLEQQFISPEDKKTLDKLAYAKAVKQRLVEKEVIPNEALRALANQRADNVKTLLSASAIDVKRLIVVEPLALDVNSSNDLKMQLAVTVAD from the coding sequence ATGAGTATCTCTAAAGGGGCAGTTATGTTGGTTTTACTCAAAACCCACAAAAAGCGCATTGCGTGGTGTTTGGGTACCGTGCTGGTGTATGGAGTTCTTTTGGGTGTTGTCGTGCCTAAGGTGGCTCTTATTCAGGCTAAAAAACTTGCCGAGCAGAGGTTGGGGTTAACTTTAGAGGTTGAGCGCTTACGGCTAAACCCTTTTATTTTTACCGTAGATATCCGGCAATTGGCGTTGCATCAGCCGCAAGGTGAGAAGGTTTTTGGTTTTGATCGTTTTTTGATCGATTTTGAGGCGTCAAGTTTGTTCCGTTGGGCGTGGACATTAAAACACCTAGAGCTAACCGGTTTAACTACGCACCTTGAGCGATATAGTAAAGCTGAAAATACGCTATCGCGCTTACAGGACAAATGGTTGTCTTCTGTGTCACCCGGCGAGCCGGTTCTATCCAATACTGAAGAGCGCAATAGTGATGCTGGTTCCCCCGAGCTTCCTCGCTTTTTGGTGCGCAATATCCGCTTAGAGGTCGAATCGGCCACGCTAGTCGATAACGTGCCCCTAACACCATTTAGCAACATTATTGGGCCGATTAATATTGGCATCGACGAACTAACATCTCTGCCGGATCGCGTCGGCGTCCATCGCATATTGATCAAAGGCGATCGTGGTATAGCTGTCAGTTGGCAGGGTGATATTGATCTTACGCCGATGAGTAGTCGAGGTGAGATTACTGTAAAGGGGCCATACCCTGTGATTGCGTCTGATTATCTACAGGACTCGTTGCCTATAGTTATTGATAGTGGCGATTTTTCAATGTCTTTGAGCTATCAGCTGCAGGCGTTCACAGAGCCTTCAAAGCCGCTGTCTGTTTCTATGGATAATATCGATGTTTCTCTAGATAACCTTAGCGTCAAAAACAAGGCAAGCTTGGAACCGCTATATTATTTAGAGCGGTTCGCATTGGCTAATGCTAGCGTGCAGTGGCCAGAGCAAACCGTATTGTTGCCTCATATTGCAATGCGCGGCGGGGAGATTTGGTTGCAGCGCGATGCCGAGGGCATTACTAACGTTGAGCATCTGTTAGCGTCGTTTAATGCCGGCCCTAAAAGCTCTAGTCCAAATAGTGCAATAACATCATCTGGCTCAGTAGCGCCGACGCAGAATGCTCCTGCACTTGGCTCTGCTAAAGTGGCAGAGTCTATGCCGTGGTCTGTGCAAAATACTTTGTTTGAATTGGATGGTTGGGCTTTGCACTGGTTAGATAAAACGATTGCAACTTCCCCAGAATACGAAATTTCGAATATTTCTCTAGCATTGCGCGATTACGTATTTAAAGATCACGCCCCGCTTTCGTTTGATTATGGCCTGTCTTTGCTGGGTGGGCATATATCGGGGCAGGGGAGTGTGGTGCCCATGCCATTCGGAAGCTTAAAGTCCAGCGTTAATATCGAACAGCTCTTGTTAACTCACTTGCAACCTTATATTGCGAGCGTGGCAAAAGTCTCGATGAGTGACGGTGCTTTTAATGGTAATGCATTAATCGAGTCGCAATCGGAGGGTTTCTCTATAGAAAGCACTTTTGCGATTACCGATCTTAAAATACTGAATGACTTTGACGGTGCAGCAGGCCCCTCTCAAGATATTTTGAGCTGGAAAAAACTCACCTTTGATAATGTGCAGGCAGCAACACAAGATAAGGCTGTGAGTATTCATCGTATAGTATTGGATAAACCATTTGCTGATTTTGCTATTGAGCAAGATGGTACAACAACGATTGATAAAATTTTAATTGCTCAGGCGCCTCCGCCAGAAGAACCGCAAGCGGTAAAAAAACCTAAAGATGAGGCGCTAAATACTGCAGATCCAGAAACCAATTTTCATTTTAGTATTGGCAGTGTTCAAATTGTGGATGGCGGGGGTTATTTTGCCGATGCCTCTTTACCCTTGCCTTTTGCCACCAAAATACATCACCTAAATGGCGGTATTGAATCATTGGATAGTCAAAGCCAAGCGGCCTCTGACTTAACAATGGAGGGGCAGTTAGATGAATACGGCTTGTTGAGTGTGAAGGGGCGCTTAAGTCCGTTTGCTTTTGATCAGGCCTCTGATATTGCCTTGAGCTTTAAAAATGTCAATGTGCCTAATTTTACGCCTTACTCTGTCAAGTTTGCAGGGCGGAAAATTACCGATGGGCGTTTAGATCTCAATTTAAAGTACACGCTTGATAAGGGGCAAATGATCGGCGATAACAATGTGGTGTTGAGGTCGTTTGATTTAGGTGAGTCTATTGAGCAGCCTGGTGCTATGGACTTACCTTTGGATTTAGCCATTGCCTTGTTAAAAGATGGTGACGGCAAAATTACCATGAACATTCCCGTTAAGGGTGATGTGAATAGCCCCGAGTTCTCAGTGGGTGATGTGGTTGGGCAGGCGTTGGTGAAAATTTTAAAAAGTGCCATCACGTCTCCTTTTCGATTGTTGGCTGGTATTGTTGGGGGCGATGCGGATAATTTTGGCCAGGTGGTATTCTCCCCTGGGCGCGCAGACATTACACCGCCAGAAAGAGAAAAGCTTGATGGCTTGGCAAAAGCGATGAAGGCAAGGCCGGAATTGGCGCTCAATATTGCGGGTGTTTTTGATGAACAGTGGGATCTTGCTACATTGCAGCAACAGCAATTTAACGGCCAAGTAAAGGCGTACTTTGGTGAGCAGTTTGATAGTTTGTCGCTTAGCTCTAAAGATTACCTTAAATACTTAGAGTCTCGTTACGAGACGCTATTGTTAACCCCAGCGCTATCGCAGCTGGAACAGCAATTTATATCGCCAGAGGATAAAAAAACACTCGATAAGCTAGCGTATGCCAAAGCCGTCAAACAGCGCTTGGTCGAGAAGGAAGTGATTCCAAATGAAGCATTGAGGGCGCTAGCTAATCAGCGCGCGGATAATGTGAAAACATTGCTGTCGGCATCCGCAATCGACGTTAAACGGTTAATAGTGGTTGAGCCTTTAGCGCTTGATGTGAATTCTAGCAATGACTTAAAAATGCAGTTAGCCGTGACCGTGGCAGATTGA
- a CDS encoding AI-2E family transporter gives MIKVFERWIERYFADEEAILIAVLLVVSVAVLVTMGVVLAPMIAAIIIAFLLQGVVARLEHWGVPHIAAVTMAFLLLVSAIVLILLVLLPSIWSQTLNLAGEAPKMLKQAQKLLLVLPESYPDLLSKEQMTQLITAASAELGQTAQQILTFSIAQLPILFGVLIYLVLVPILVFFFLKDGAAMVDWLGNKLPNRRPLMRQIWHEMNQQIANYVRGKVVEIIIVAGVSVITFTLLGVNYALLLAVIVGLSVLIPYIGAAVATIPVALIGFFQWGWGSEFMYLMLAYGVIQGLDGNVLVPLLFSEAVKMHPVAIVLAVLVFGGLWGFWGVFFAIPLATLVKAILTAWPTAKAGMEEAAAKG, from the coding sequence ATGATTAAGGTTTTTGAGCGCTGGATCGAACGTTACTTTGCCGACGAAGAAGCTATTTTAATTGCGGTATTGTTGGTTGTTAGTGTGGCGGTTTTGGTGACTATGGGGGTTGTATTGGCACCCATGATCGCTGCGATTATTATTGCTTTTTTACTGCAGGGGGTAGTGGCGCGGTTAGAGCACTGGGGGGTGCCGCATATCGCGGCGGTCACCATGGCTTTTTTACTGCTCGTTAGTGCCATTGTGTTAATCCTGTTGGTGCTATTGCCTTCGATCTGGTCGCAAACGTTAAACCTAGCTGGTGAAGCGCCCAAAATGCTAAAGCAAGCGCAAAAGCTGTTATTGGTTTTGCCCGAAAGCTACCCAGATTTACTCTCCAAAGAACAAATGACACAGTTAATTACGGCAGCGAGCGCTGAACTTGGGCAAACGGCGCAGCAGATTTTAACCTTCTCTATTGCGCAGCTACCCATACTCTTTGGTGTATTGATCTATTTAGTATTAGTACCAATTTTGGTGTTTTTCTTTTTAAAAGATGGCGCCGCTATGGTGGATTGGTTGGGCAATAAGTTACCTAACCGGCGCCCGCTTATGCGCCAAATTTGGCACGAGATGAATCAGCAAATAGCTAATTACGTCCGAGGTAAAGTGGTAGAAATTATCATTGTTGCTGGGGTTTCTGTCATTACGTTTACGCTGCTGGGGGTCAATTACGCCCTTTTGTTGGCCGTTATTGTGGGTCTTTCGGTTCTTATTCCTTATATCGGTGCTGCCGTTGCAACAATCCCCGTTGCGCTTATTGGCTTTTTTCAGTGGGGCTGGGGCAGCGAATTCATGTACCTTATGTTGGCGTATGGTGTTATTCAGGGGCTAGATGGTAACGTTCTCGTTCCTCTGCTGTTTTCCGAGGCCGTTAAAATGCACCCCGTAGCCATCGTGTTGGCTGTACTAGTTTTTGGTGGTTTATGGGGTTTTTGGGGGGTCTTTTTTGCCATCCCGCTCGCAACCTTAGTTAAGGCGATATTAACCGCTTGGCCTACGGCAAAAGCCGGCATGGAAGAAGCTGCTGCAAAAGGGTAG